One Myotis daubentonii chromosome 12, mMyoDau2.1, whole genome shotgun sequence genomic region harbors:
- the SH2D6 gene encoding SH2 domain-containing protein 6 produces MGVGWGGCGPLISLRPDSPTWRTDVPLPSPETWSPRVSPAAEPGVGVGAAGATTPVLFFHLPCARYPVPKAQEEEEEEEEVSYELPPCEALPVNLAPARHPGTVEESLYLDHSGLLGPSKSPPPQQPQPQPAMWMAALSLREAMKQGQSSGRRELSAPARVGPGSAKQCDEDIYLECEPSSGEHLPAPQIPPLRPQLLTPFSALVISPPHRHTLALDTHMDTHASTFGAGFPAWPQTPSSQDLMPPAPLPRTSSAVRRPSMAPEEAQGGAANATSKAQPCNLLPAGRRASLSSAAPTGRTSAAAEDGSLLGQPWFSENCDRYAVESALLRCQKDGAYTVRPSSGSRGSQPLTLAVLLHGRVFNIPIRRLDGGRHYALGREGRNREERFSSVAAMVQHYMQHPLPLVDRHSGSCQLTRLLFPTKP; encoded by the exons atgggggtgggctgggggggaTGCGGCCCTCTCATCAGTCTCCGTCCAGACTCTCCGACTTGGAGAACAGAtgtccctctgccttccccagagacCTGGAGTCCCAGGGTAAGTCCAGCTGCTgagcctggggttggggtgggggcggcaggGGCCACCACTCCTGTGCTCTTCTTCCATCTGCCCTGTGCTCGGTACCCCGTCCCaaaggcccaggaggaggaggaggaggaggaggaggttagCTATGAGCTGCCTCCCTGTGAGGCTCTGCCTGTGAATCTAGCACCTGCCCGCCATCCTGGCACCGTGGAGGAATCTTTGTACCTGG ATCACTCTGGCCTCCTGGGCCCGTCCAAGTCTCCGCCGCcacagcagccccagccccagcccgcgaTG TGGATGGCAGCACTGAGCCTGCGGGAGGCCATGAAGCAGGGCCAGTCCTCTGGGAGGCGAG aGCTGAGCGCACCAGCCCGCGTG GGGCCAGGCTCTGCGAAGCAGTGTGATGAGGACATCTACCTGGAGTGTGAGCCCAGTTCAGGTGAacacctccctgctccccagatCCCTCCGctgaggccccagctcctgactcCATTTTCTGCCCTTGTCATCTCACCACCCCACCGACACACATTAGCCTTAGACACGCACATGGACACACACGCTTCCACCTTCGGTGCAGGTT TCCCTGCCTGGCCTCAGACTCCCAGCTCCCAAGACCTGatgcccccagcccctctgccaagGACATCATCGGCAGTGCGCAG GCCCTCCATGGCCCCCGAGGAAGCTCAGGGT GGAGCAGCGAACGCCACCTCCAAAG cccagccctgtaaTCTGCTCCCAGCAGGAAGGCGTGCCTCTCTTTCCTCTGCAGCCCCCACCGGAAGAACCTCAGCTGCTGCggag gacGGCAGCCTGCTGGGTCAGCCGTGGTTCTCAGAGAACTGTGACCGTTACGCTGTCGAGAGTGCCCTGCTCCGATGCCAAAAG GACGGGGCCTACACCGTGCGCCCCAGCTCGGGATCTCGTGGctcacagcccctcaccctggcagtGCTGCTGCACGGCCGGGTCTTCAACATTCCCATCCGGCGGCTGGATGGTGGGCGCCACTATGCCCTGGGCCGGGAGGGCAGGAACCGCGAGGAG CGCTTCTCCTCCGTGGCTGCCATGGTCCAGCACTACATGCAGCACCCCCTGCCCCTCGTGGACAGACACAGTGGCAGCTGCCAACTCACCCGTCTGCTCTTCCCCACCAAGCCCTGA